Below is a genomic region from Granulicella sp. L56.
TGGGGAGTGAAGGCGCAGGGCTGCACGATCTGGTCAAGAAGACCTGCGACCATCTACTGCGCATCCCCATGGCAGGTCAGGTCTCGTCCCTGAACGTTTCGGTGGCAGGCGCAGTCGTGATGTACGAAGCCATGCGCCAGCGGCGGCCGCCAGCAGAAAAGCCTGCGAAGAAGCCAGAGAAAGCCCGCAAGGGATTAGGGTCTTGAATTTGAATCTGATGTCCGTTTTTCCGCAGAACCGTTTCCAGCACCGCGTTTACCTGATCACCCTCTCTCTGGCGCTATGTCCCGTAGCTATAGCTCAGGTCAAGCAGCCTGCTGCTGGGCAGCGCGACAAAGTTCTCTTCAGCAGCGACCAGCCTCCCGCATCGGTCGCGACGAAGAGTGCAAGGTCAATCGATACCGTCAGCGATACGGAGCGCAACTCTCTCACCTTCACCGCCTACGATCTGGATGCACATCTGATTCCCGCCAAGTCGCAGCTTTCGGTAAGAGCGAAACTAACCGTACGCAACGTTGGAACTGAGCCGCTGACCGATCTGGCCTTCCAGTTGTCCTCTTCGCTGAACTGGGAGAGCTTCGAGATGCGCAGCGGTGACCACGTCGTTCCTCTGGCCTTCGCGCAGCACCTCATCGACACTGACACCGACCACACAGGCCAGGCAAAAGAAGCCATCGTAACCCTGCCCCAACCGCTGGCTCCCAACGCCACAGTCGAACTGACAACGTTCTACTCCGGCGAGATTCAGCAATCGGCGAAGCGTCTGGAGCGCATTGGAGCACCGCCCGACCAGGCGGCGGCGGCGGACTGGGACAAGATCGCCCCTGACAGCACCGCTCTTCGCGGATTTGGCAACGTACTTTGGTATCCCACCGCATCCGCGCCCGCGCTCCTTGGTGATGGAGCCAAGCTCTTCCAGCTCGTCGGCAAGACCCGGCTGCAGCAGGCTGCTGCGACGATCCACCTGCGGCTCGCCGTCGAGTACATCGGCAACCCACCCGATGCAGCCTTCTTCTGCGGCCAGCGTAAACCGATGGTCGCCGTCAACGAGAACGTCGATGCGGCATCGGCAGCGAATCAACCCGGAGTTGCAACCGCAGACTTCCCCAGTCGTCCATTGGGCTTCCGCTCTGCAAGCCTGTTCCTCACCGCCGGAGCTGCCACGACCACCGATGGAAACCAGATCGCCGCTGTGACGGACCACTACGACACGGTACCCACCTATGCGGCAGCCGCCATCAAGGTACAACCGCTGCTGAAGGAATGGCTCGGCCCCACTCCCCTGACCACGCTCAACATCATCGACCACAACGGCCAGCCGTTTGAAGACGACTCTCTTCTCGTCGCCCCGATGCGTGCCGTCGATCCGGATACTTTGGCTCCGGCCCTGGTTCACTCGCTTACGCACGCATGGTTCCGCTCCTCTCATGTATGGCTCGACGAAGGCGTACCGCAGTTCATGTCCCTGTTGTGGGTTGAGCATACTCAAGGCCGCGACGTTGCGCTTCAACAACTGCAACAGCAGGTAAACACGTTAGCTTTGGCCGAACCCGCACCGTCCGAGAACGCTGACCTGACGTTGGAGGGACAGAGCCTGATTCGGGCAAGTGATGAGATCTACTACCGAACCAAGGCGGCGGCCGTTTTGTGGATGTTGCAGTCCATCGTTGGGAACGATGCGCTCAAGCAGGCATTGCAAAGCTATCGCCAAAGCGGCAGTCGAGACGATGATCCAAAAGAGTTTCAACATGTGCTGGAGCAGTCCTCGCACAAAGATCTCAATTGGTTCTTCAATGACTGGGTCTATCATGACCGCGGTCTACCTGACCTGACCATCGCCAATGTGACGCCGCGCCAACTACCGGCACAAGGCCTGAAGGCAGCGAGCTTCCTGGTTGCCATCGAGATCCGCAACAATGGCGACGCTGCCGCGGAAGTTCCTGTCACGGTACGTTCAGGAGCGCTCACGACGACCGAGCGGCTTCGCATCATGGGACGATCGAGCGCTTCGACACGGATCGTCTTCGAAGGTACGCCCAGCGAGGTCATGGTGAACGATGGCAGCGTACCCGAAATAGAAGCAAGTACGCATACCAAGCAACTTGTAATGCATTGAGGCTAGGGACGTCCCGCACGGCGTGGGTGGCGAGCAGATGGATGCGGCGAATTTGCTGTCCAGACCTGAGCGCCGCCCCACGAACGAACCGCCGTTAGATCGACCGATGAGGGCGTTGCGACATGATTGGCGGGCAATGCCTTCATCAACCCATCCCCCAGTTCGGGCAGCGCGGTTCCCAGCGCGAGCAGGCGTGAAGGCGAGGCGATGCCGGTGAGATGCAGCGTATATCCGGTCGCATCGAAATGGCCCTCCAGCGTTGCTGGCTCTTTGCCGCCAAGAGCCAGCGCTGCGGGAGCCAGCACAAAGCTGCTTCCGGTTGCCGGCGGCGCAGAGTGCTTTGTGCGCAAATGAGCCTTGGGCCCAGGCTGCGTGGCCGAATGGATTGCAATATTGCCGGAGACCAGCGAGGATGTGCCGGTGTTCGTGCTCACAAGTTTCGCGCCGGTCACAAAGATAGCCCCTTGCCACGATGGAGCAGCAGGCAACGCGTCGGGATGATGAGAGATGCTTCCTGTCAGCGTTCCGCCCATGGTGACATCAGCAGGAACCCGCTCGTTGACGACATGCAGCCAATCGAGGAGCGTGTCAGCCGGAATGCCCGGAATGGAGAGATCGACGGTCGCCGCATTAAGATCATGGATGTCCGGCAGTGATCCTGAGAGCATCAGTACCTGGGTTCCGGAGGAGCCGGACGGCGGCCAACTGCAGCGAACTTTATCGAACCCATGAAATAGGTTCGTTGCCGTGCCAAGACACTCCAGCTCGATATTCAAAGGGTGTTTTGGAACAAAATCGGCACGACGAGCGTCACTGGTGCTGAATTTAGCCTCTACCGAACTGTTTCCGACCGTTCCCTGTATGTTTGCCGAGAGCGTCATGTTCCCACGCCAGCCAGCGTCACGGCCAAACAGGACCCGGCTTGCACCTCCGAGCGGCGCATCGCGCCATTCTCCTTGAAGATGAATTGGCACCTGTCTCAGAGAGGCAGCGCGTCCAAGAGTGCCTTCAACCTGAATGGTGCCCGCACCCGAGACGACGGTGTCGGTTCGTGCGGGATTGGCCTTCAGGCGAAGGTGCCATTGTTCCGGACTCGGTAGCCAGAGGGCGAATTCGGCGTCTGTAAAAGAGAGGGGGATCTTTTCCTGGCCGAGCTTAATGTTCAGCCGCGCCCCGGTCGCTTCGATATATGGAAAGCGCGGAGTTGGCCCAGCTTTCTTCTGCGCGGTCGGGGCAGCCTCGATGTGCGAAGCTTGCAGAAGAATGCTTTCAAGGTTCCACTTGCCGTTAGGCAGATGCACCAGATTGACGCTGGGGTCGGTAAAGCTGATCGTTGAGAACTCGACGCGCTTGGTCCACAACGAACGGATGCGCAGGGTCACTCGCA
It encodes:
- a CDS encoding M1 family aminopeptidase, which encodes MSVFPQNRFQHRVYLITLSLALCPVAIAQVKQPAAGQRDKVLFSSDQPPASVATKSARSIDTVSDTERNSLTFTAYDLDAHLIPAKSQLSVRAKLTVRNVGTEPLTDLAFQLSSSLNWESFEMRSGDHVVPLAFAQHLIDTDTDHTGQAKEAIVTLPQPLAPNATVELTTFYSGEIQQSAKRLERIGAPPDQAAAADWDKIAPDSTALRGFGNVLWYPTASAPALLGDGAKLFQLVGKTRLQQAAATIHLRLAVEYIGNPPDAAFFCGQRKPMVAVNENVDAASAANQPGVATADFPSRPLGFRSASLFLTAGAATTTDGNQIAAVTDHYDTVPTYAAAAIKVQPLLKEWLGPTPLTTLNIIDHNGQPFEDDSLLVAPMRAVDPDTLAPALVHSLTHAWFRSSHVWLDEGVPQFMSLLWVEHTQGRDVALQQLQQQVNTLALAEPAPSENADLTLEGQSLIRASDEIYYRTKAAAVLWMLQSIVGNDALKQALQSYRQSGSRDDDPKEFQHVLEQSSHKDLNWFFNDWVYHDRGLPDLTIANVTPRQLPAQGLKAASFLVAIEIRNNGDAAAEVPVTVRSGALTTTERLRIMGRSSASTRIVFEGTPSEVMVNDGSVPEIEASTHTKQLVMH
- a CDS encoding AsmA family protein, whose amino-acid sequence is MQEIDPIHAQSDTESPRPGIFRRFLFLWLALLALLLLAIVPPLISVNRLQHRIATSISQSLGRPVHLDQVTLNLLPLPGFTLNNLVVDEDPAFGSEPIIRANSVRVTLRIRSLWTKRVEFSTISFTDPSVNLVHLPNGKWNLESILLQASHIEAAPTAQKKAGPTPRFPYIEATGARLNIKLGQEKIPLSFTDAEFALWLPSPEQWHLRLKANPARTDTVVSGAGTIQVEGTLGRAASLRQVPIHLQGEWRDAPLGGASRVLFGRDAGWRGNMTLSANIQGTVGNSSVEAKFSTSDARRADFVPKHPLNIELECLGTATNLFHGFDKVRCSWPPSGSSGTQVLMLSGSLPDIHDLNAATVDLSIPGIPADTLLDWLHVVNERVPADVTMGGTLTGSISHHPDALPAAPSWQGAIFVTGAKLVSTNTGTSSLVSGNIAIHSATQPGPKAHLRTKHSAPPATGSSFVLAPAALALGGKEPATLEGHFDATGYTLHLTGIASPSRLLALGTALPELGDGLMKALPANHVATPSSVDLTAVRSWGGAQVWTANSPHPSARHPRRAGRP